The genome window CCGTTCCCCGGGCGCGACAAGCCGGTCCCGAAGCTCTCCCGTGTCGCCGCCTCGCCGCACTGGAACCTGATCGTCGGCTCCGGCGTCTACATCGACCGCATCGACGCGATGGTCTTCCGCAAGGCGATCGAGGTCGGCGGCATCGGCCTGGCGGTGCTGGCCGCGCTGGCGGTGGCGACGCTGTGGATCGCGCGCGGCGTGTCCGGACCGGTCAACGCCCTCACCCGCACCACCGCCGCGCTCGCGGGCGGCGATCTCGACGTCGCGGTCGCGGGCACCGAACGCCACGACGAGGTCGGCGCGATGGCGCGCGCCCTCGAAGTGTTCAAGACCCGCCTGATCGACGCTAAAGCGCGCGACGCCGCCGCCCGCACCGAACTCGAAGCCGAACGCCGCCGCGCCCTCAACGAACTCGCCGACAGCCTCGAAAGCGAGGTCCTCGGAATCGTCGGCAGCGTCAGCGCTTCGGCCGACGCGATGCGCGCCTCGGCGACGACGATGAGCACCGCCGCCGCCGAGACCGCGGAGCAGACCGCGGTGGTGGCGGGCGCCGCGACCCAGGCGTCGCAAAACGTCCAGAACGTCGCCGCCGCGTCCGAGCAGCTTCACGCCGCGATCGCCGAGATCGCCCGCCAGGTCACCCAGTCCTCCGAGGCGGCGCGCCGCGCTTCCCGCCGCGCCGAGGAGACCCAGGACAACGTCCGCGCCCTCGACGCCGCGGCGGCGCAGATCGGCGACGTGATCGGCCTGATCACCGACATCGCCAGCCAGACCAACCTGCTGGCCTTGAACGCCACGATCGAGGCGGCGCGTGCGGGCGAGGCGGGCAAGGGCTTCGCGGTGGTCGCCGGAGAAGTGAAGAACCTCGCCAACCAGACCGCCCGCGCCACCGAGCAGATCGGCGAGCAGATCCGCAAGGTGCAGAGCGAGACCGAAAGCGCGGTCGCCGCGATCGGCGCGATCAGCCGGGAAATCCGCGATCTCGACGGCATCGCCACCACCATCGCCGCGTCGATCGAGGAACAGGGGGCGGCCACCGCGGAAATCGCCCGCAACGTTCAGGAGGCTTCGAGCGGCACCGACGAAGTGACGCGCAGCATCGCCACCGTCACCGAAGCCGCGCGCGGCAACGGCGCCTCGGCCCGCGACGTGCTCGCAGCGTCGGAAGACATGTCGCGCCGCGCCGAAGAGCTGCGGGGCATCGTCGACGGTTTCCTTCGCAAGGTGCGCAGTGCCTAGGCGGGTACAGGTTTCCTCGTGGCATCGGTTCGGACGGCGGCCGCGGCTGCCGTCCGCGTGCGTTCACGGGGCATCGAGCAGCGCTTCGAGGGCGCGCACGTCGGTGACGGTGACGCGGCTCCGCTGCAAGTCGATCCACCCCGCCTGCGCCCATGCCTGAAGCCGCTTGTTCACGCTTTCCCGGGTGGTCGCCATCATGTGCGCGATCTCCTGCTGCGACAGCCGGAGGCCGATCTCGACGCCGCCCGCCACCGGCTGGCCGTAGGTGCCGACGAGCCGCAGCAGGTGCTTGGCGAGCCGGAGTTCGAGCGGCAGGAAGGCGGCATCCTCGAGCATTTCCGAGGTGGCGCGGACGCGCTGGCAGAGCAGGCGGATGATGTGCATCGCCAGTCGCCCCTCGCTTTCCACCAACGGCATGAAGTCGCGGCGGTGGATCACCAGCAGTTCGGACGGCGCCATCGCCATCGCATCGGCGCTGCGCGGCAGTTCGTCCAGCAGCGCGATCTCGCCGAAGAACTGCCCTTCCTTGAACAGGTTGAGGGTGACGTCCTTGCCCTCGGGCGAGGTGGTGTGAACCTTGACCCGTCCGGCGAGCACGCCGAACAGCCGGTCGCCCGGGTCGCCCTTCTGGAACAGCGTCTCGCCGCGCGCCAGCCGCCGCGTCACCGCGACCGCCAGAATCCGCGCGAGGATCGCCGGATCGAGGCCCGCGAACAGCGGGCTGTTCTGCAGGAATTCCTGCCGTGTGTCGAACTTCATGACCCCTCGCCTCCACCGGGCGGCGCGGCGTCCCGACCGCGCGTCCGGATCCCTGACTAACTCCCCGCCAGCGCCATCGCATCGATCCGCACCGTCGGCGCATCGATGCCGTACTTGTAGGCGAGATCGTTCGCGACGATCAGCCGCGCGAACATCTCCTTGAGGTTGCCGGCGATCGTCACCTCGCTCACCGGCCCCGCGAGCTCGCCGTTCACGATCCGGAACCCGGCCGCGCCGCGCGAATAGTCGCCGGTCACGGCGTTGACCCCCGAACCGATCATTTCGGTTACGTACAGACCGTCGCGAATGTCCGCCATCAGCTCGGCGGGCGAGACCGCGCCGGGCATCAGGGCGACGTTCGACGCCGAAGGCGCGGGCGCGGAGCCGATGCCGCGCCCGGCGTGGCCGGTGGGCGCAAGGCCGAGCTGGCGCGCCGAGCGCAAGTCGAGCATCCAGCCGGTGAGGCGGCCGTCGTCGATCAGCCTGCGATCGCGGGTGGCGAGGCCCTCGGCGTCGCACGGGCGCGAGCGCAGCCCGCGAAGGCGGTGCGGCGTCTCGACGATCGAGATCCCCGGCGCGAACACCGGCTTCTCCAGGAAATCGGCGAGGAAGCTGGTGCCGCGGGCGACCGCCGCGCCGTTGATCGCGCCGAGGAAATGGGCGAGCAGCGACCGCGACACCCGCGGGTCGAACACCACCGGCAGGGTCGTGGAGCGGGGCTTGCCCGCGCCGACGCGGGCGACCGCGCGGCGGCCCGCCTCCGCCCCCAGGGTTTCGGGCGCGGGAAGGTCGGCGCGATAGACCGCCACCGCCGAATCGTAATCGCGCTCCAGCCCGTCCGCGCCGCCCGCGAGCACCGAGACCGACAGCGCCGCGTGGCTGCTGGAATACGCCCGCGCGAAGCCGTTGGTGGCGGCGAGGGCGATCTTCGAGCGCGCGAACGACGCCTCCGCGCCTTCCGAGTTGACCACTCCCGCGACCGCCAGCGCCGCATCCTCGGCGCGTCCGGCGGCGGCGATCAGGGCGTCCTCGGCCGGATCCTCGGGGTCGCAGAGATCGCACTCCGGCAGATCCCCCGCGAACAGTTGGTCGGGATCGGCCAGCCCGGCGAAGCGGTCTTCGGGCATCACCCGCGCCATCGCCACCGCGCGCTCGGCGAGCGCCGCGAGCGAAGGCTGGGAGAGATCGGAGGTCGAGACCATCGCCGCGCGGCGGCCGACGAACACCCGTAGGCCGAGTTCCGCGCCTTCCGACCGTTCGAGTTTTTCGAGCGTGCCCTTGCGCACCGCGATCGACACCGCGCCGCCGTCGGCGATCGCGCCGTCCGCGGCATCCGCCCCCCGGGCGCGGGCGAGACGGAGAACTTCGGTGAGGCGGTCGAGGGCGTCGGTCATCGCGGTTCCTTCTTCCAGATCGGTTTGCCGGAGCCCGGCAGGCCGTAATCCGCCCATTTGGCGGAGACTCGCGCGACGATCTCCGGGTCCATCGCGAGCACCCGGCCCCATTCGCGCCTCACCTCGGGCGGCCATTTGTTGGTGGCGTCGAGCCCCATCTTGCCGCCGAGCCCGGACTCCGGGCTGGCGAAATCGAGATAATCGATCGGCGTGTTTTCCACCAGGAGGGTATCGCGCACCGGATCCATCCGGGTGGACACCGCCCACATCACGTCCTTCCAGTCGCGCACGTCGATGTCGTCGTCCACCACGATCACGAACTTGGTGTAGAGGAACTGGCGCAGGAACGACCACACCCCCATCATCACCCGCTTGGCGTGGCCGGGATAACCCTTGCGGATCGACACCACCGCGATGCGGTACGAGCACCCCTCCGGCGGCAACCAGAAATCGACGATCTCGGGAAACTGCTGGATCAGCAGCGGCACGAACACCTCGTTGAGCGCCTCGCCCAGCACCGAGGGCTCGTCCGGCGGACGGCCGGTGAAGGTGGAGAGATAGATCGGGTCCTTGCGGCGGGTGATCGCGGAAATCCGGAACACCGGGAAGCGCTCGACGCCGTTGTAATAGCCGGTGTGGTCGCCGTAGGGGCCCTCGTCGCCGAATTCGTCGAGCATCACGTGGCCTTCCAGGACGATCTCCGCCTCGGACGGAACCTTGAGCGGCACGGTCTTGCAGTCGACGAGCTCCACCGCCTTGCCGCGCAGCAGCCCGGCGAACTGGTATTCGGAGAGGCTCTCCGGCACCGGCGTCACCGCCGAGACGATCGTCGCCGGGTCCGCCCCCAGCACCACCGCGGCGGGCATCGGCTCGGCGCTGCCGCTCTCCTTCCAGCGGCGGAAGTGCTGCGCGCCGCCGCGATGCTTGAGCCAGCGCATCAGGGTGGTGTCCTTGCCGGTCACCTGCATACGGTAGATGCCGAGGTTGAAGACGTCGCGCTTCTCCTTCGGCCCCAGCGTCACCACCAGCCCCCAGGTGATCAGCGGCGCGGGTTCGCCGGGCCAGCAGGTCTGGATCGGCAACTGCGACAGATCGATGTCGTCGCCGGTCAGCACCACCTCCTGGCACGGCGCGCGCGATACGTCCTTGGGCTTCATCGCGAACACCGTCTTCGCCAGCGGCAGCATCGCCATCGCCTCGCGCAGGCCGCCGGGCGGCTCCGGCTGCTTGAGGAACGCCAGGGTCTCGCCGACCTCGCGCAATTCGGCGGGCTTGCGCCCCATCGCCATCGCGACGCGGTCGACGGTGCCGAACAGGTTGACCAGAACCGGCATTCCGTAGGGGCTGCCGTCGGCCTTCACCGGGTTTTCGAACAGCACCGCCGGGCCGCCCTCGGCGAGCAGGCGGGTCTGGATTTCGGTGATTTCGAGCTCGGGCGAAACCGGCGCGGCGACCCGCGCGAGCTTGCCCTCGGCCTCGAGACGGCGAATGAAATCCCTGAGCGATGCGAACGGCATGGAAACGTGTCCTCGGCTGCGGCGGAACCCTCCGCCCCGCACCCATAAGGGCGGTTATCCGCCCCGCCGTCAAGCCTTGCTGCGCCCGCCGAAAGCGATGGTGCGGCACCGCAAATCATGGTGTGATGGACGGGTTTTCATCCACCCTCAGGTGCCGGAATGACCGACCCGTGCGGGCGGCGTTGCGCCCAATCCCTCGACTTCCCCATCGTCATGGCGTTCCAGCCGGTGGTCGACGCCGAAGCCCGGCGCATCCACGGCTACGAGGCGCTCGTCCGCGGCCGCGACGGCGCGTCGGCGGCGGAGGTTCTCGCGCGCGTCACCGCCGACACCCTCTACGCCTTCGATCAGGGCTGCCGCGTCGCCGCGATCCGCACCGCAGCCGAACTCGGGCTCGACCGCCGCCTGTCGATCAACTTTCTCCCCCACGCGATCTACAGCCCCGAGGCGTGCCTGCGCCTCACCCTCGCGGCGGCGCGCGCCGCCGGGCTGCCGAGCGACCGCATCACCTTCGAGTTCACCGAAACCCAGCAGGTGGTCGACCACGCGCGACTGCGCGAAATCGTCGAAACCTATCGCCACCACGGCTTCCAGACCGCCCTCGACGACTTCGGCGCGGGGTTCGCCGGATTGTCGATGCTCGCCGAGTTCCGCCCCGACACGCTCAAGCTCGACCGCGCCCTCGTCGACGGCATCGACGGCTCGGCAGCTCGGCAGGCGATCGTCGAGGGCGTGATGCTCATCGCGGCGCGCCTCGGCCTCGCGGTCGTGGCGGAAGGGGTGGAGCGGGCGGAGGAGTTCCGCACCCTGCGCGACCTCGGGGTGCGTTTCTTTCAGGGATACCTGTTCGCGCGGCCGCAGATCGGACGCCTCGCGCGCGACGACGAAATCGTCTGGCCGGATTAGACCGCCAGGTGCTCGCCGAGGATGCCGACGCCGAGCGCGATCAGCGCGAGACCGCCCGCGCCCGCCGCCCAGCGCCCGAAACGGCGGCCGAGCAGGCTGCCGAACAGCAGGCCGCCGGTGGACATCACGAAGGTGGTCGCGCCGATCGCGGCGGCGATCGCGACGATCTGCACGTCGAGCAGCGCCAGGGACATGCCCACCGCCATCGCGTCGATGCTGGTGCCGATCGCGGTGCAGATCAGCCCCGCGAAAGAGCCCTTGCGGCAGCAGTCGCCGTCGTCCGCCCCGGCGTTCTGCACTGCCTGGAACACCATATGGCCGCCCACCGCCGCCAACAAAGCGAAGGCGATCCAGTGATCCACCGCGGCGACGTAGCGCGCCGCCGCCATGCCCGCGAACCAACCGATCAGCGGCGTGCTCGCTTCCACCAGGCCGAACACCGCGCCGGTGCGTACCGCCTCGCCGAACTGCGGCGTGCGCGCGGCGCCACGTCCGACGGAAACGATCAGCGCGTCGATCGACATGCCGAAGGCGATCACGGCGATGGCAAGCGGAGACATCGAGGAAAGTCCTGACAGTGGGCCGGGATCCGGGCGCGCCTCCGGCCTTGCCCGAAAGGCCGGTGTCGCCACGGTCTGGCCGGGCCGGACCGACGTCCGGCTGACCGCGCCACGCGAATGCGAGTGTGTTGACGCGGCCCCGCCCGAGGGCGGTGGCTACTCCCCGATGCGGGGGAGATACGCCGATGCGTCGGCGAGGTCAACCCTGAGAAATCAAGGATTTAGATAATGAAAATTGATTGCATTTAAACTTATGCCGCAAACTTGCGTCATTCCTTGCGGAAGCGTGCCCGCCAGCTTTCGAACCGGCCCGCGCTTTCCGCCGAGACGATCGCCCGGCCGACCGCGCGGGTAAGGCAATCCGCCGCCACCGCCCCCAGCACCGCGACCCCCGCCGCGCGCGGCCGCGCCAGCGGTCGGCGGTGGGTGGCGAGCACGAACACGGTGTCGCCGTCGAAGGGCGTATGCAGCGGCCGGATCGCCCGCGCCAAGCCGTCGTGCGCCATCGTCGCCACCCGCAGGGCCTCATCGCGGGAGAGATCCGCGTCGGTCGCCACCACCGCGAGGGTGGTGTTCGTTCCCGGTTCGAGCGCCCCCGGCGACGGCAGATCCGGCGCCAGCCCCACCGGCGCGCGCGGCGGCTCCTGCCCGCCCATCTCGCCCGCCTGTTCCCACGCCCACGCCCACAGCGTCGAAGACCCGGGATAGGTGACGCCGCCGAGCGAATTCACCGCCGCCAGCCCGCCCACCGTCACGCCGTCCTCCAGCACCGCCGAGGCGCTGCCGAGCCCGCCCTTCAGGTCTCCCGCCTTCGCCCCCATCCCCGCGCCCGCGTTGCCGAGCGCGAACCCCGGCCCCGCCGCCGCGCATGCCGCCGCCGCCAGGTCGCGGTGGGGCGGCGCGCCCGACTTGTCGCCGCCGTTGGCGAGGTCGAACAGCACCGCCGCGGGAACGATCGGCACCACCTGCTCCGCCACCGGGAACCCCCGGCCGCGCGCCGCCAGCCACGCCATCGCCGCATCCGCCGCCGCCAGACCGAACGCCGAACCGCCCGAAAGCACCACCGCGTCCACCCGCTCCACCAGACGCCCCGCCGCCAACGCGTCGGTCTCGCGCGTGCCCGGCCCGCCGCCGCGCACGTCCGCCGCGGCCAGCGCCCGCTCGTCGGGCAGGATCACCGTCACGCCGGTCAGAACCCGTGCGTCCTCGGCGTTGCCGACGCGGATGCCGGGAACGTCGGTGATCAGATTGCGAGGGCCGGGGCGGATCATGTCTCGTCTCCTCGAAAAACCAAGCCGGGCTTTGCCCGGACCCGCGAGGGGACCCGGTCCCCTCGACCCCATTCCTGGCTTTTTGCGCGACGCGCCATCGCCCCCCTCACGCTGCGTGACGACTTGATCCCGCTTCGCGGAAAAACCGAATGAACGGGAGGAGCGGAGGGACCGAGTCCTTCCGCGAAGTTTTTCACACATGCGCAAGCAACGCAGCCGCCGTCACGATCAGCCCGAAGTCGCGATTGGAACGGAA of uncultured Alphaproteobacteria bacterium contains these proteins:
- a CDS encoding conserved hypothetical protein (Evidence 4 : Homologs of previously reported genes of unknown function), with the translated sequence MIRPGPRNLITDVPGIRVGNAEDARVLTGVTVILPDERALAAADVRGGGPGTRETDALAAGRLVERVDAVVLSGGSAFGLAAADAAMAWLAARGRGFPVAEQVVPIVPAAVLFDLANGGDKSGAPPHRDLAAAACAAAGPGFALGNAGAGMGAKAGDLKGGLGSASAVLEDGVTVGGLAAVNSLGGVTYPGSSTLWAWAWEQAGEMGGQEPPRAPVGLAPDLPSPGALEPGTNTTLAVVATDADLSRDEALRVATMAHDGLARAIRPLHTPFDGDTVFVLATHRRPLARPRAAGVAVLGAVAADCLTRAVGRAIVSAESAGRFESWRARFRKE
- a CDS encoding Pmethyl-accepting chemotaxis receptor/sensory transducer, translated to MSLRRTFDNLPIARKLVLILVVSCIGLVATIAQNVWDYRRTLLAERMNELSSLVDAALSSIDRNARLWKDGKLGEADARAEAMADLAALRYGADGYFWVQDKDARMVMHPIKPELDGKDLSGTTDPAGKHIFVAFARAVDNPEKSGFVDYLWPFPGRDKPVPKLSRVAASPHWNLIVGSGVYIDRIDAMVFRKAIEVGGIGLAVLAALAVATLWIARGVSGPVNALTRTTAALAGGDLDVAVAGTERHDEVGAMARALEVFKTRLIDAKARDAAARTELEAERRRALNELADSLESEVLGIVGSVSASADAMRASATTMSTAAAETAEQTAVVAGAATQASQNVQNVAAASEQLHAAIAEIARQVTQSSEAARRASRRAEETQDNVRALDAAAAQIGDVIGLITDIASQTNLLALNATIEAARAGEAGKGFAVVAGEVKNLANQTARATEQIGEQIRKVQSETESAVAAIGAISREIRDLDGIATTIAASIEEQGAATAEIARNVQEASSGTDEVTRSIATVTEAARGNGASARDVLAASEDMSRRAEELRGIVDGFLRKVRSA
- a CDS encoding cAMP-binding protein-catabolite gene activator and regulatory subunit of cAMP-dependent protein kinase translates to MKFDTRQEFLQNSPLFAGLDPAILARILAVAVTRRLARGETLFQKGDPGDRLFGVLAGRVKVHTTSPEGKDVTLNLFKEGQFFGEIALLDELPRSADAMAMAPSELLVIHRRDFMPLVESEGRLAMHIIRLLCQRVRATSEMLEDAAFLPLELRLAKHLLRLVGTYGQPVAGGVEIGLRLSQQEIAHMMATTRESVNKRLQAWAQAGWIDLQRSRVTVTDVRALEALLDAP
- a CDS encoding EAL domain, whose amino-acid sequence is MTDPCGRRCAQSLDFPIVMAFQPVVDAEARRIHGYEALVRGRDGASAAEVLARVTADTLYAFDQGCRVAAIRTAAELGLDRRLSINFLPHAIYSPEACLRLTLAAARAAGLPSDRITFEFTETQQVVDHARLREIVETYRHHGFQTALDDFGAGFAGLSMLAEFRPDTLKLDRALVDGIDGSAARQAIVEGVMLIAARLGLAVVAEGVERAEEFRTLRDLGVRFFQGYLFARPQIGRLARDDEIVWPD
- a CDS encoding putative Zn-dependent protease, pmbA-like protein (Evidence 3 : Function proposed based on presence of conserved amino acid motif, structural feature or limited homology), encoding MTDALDRLTEVLRLARARGADAADGAIADGGAVSIAVRKGTLEKLERSEGAELGLRVFVGRRAAMVSTSDLSQPSLAALAERAVAMARVMPEDRFAGLADPDQLFAGDLPECDLCDPEDPAEDALIAAAGRAEDAALAVAGVVNSEGAEASFARSKIALAATNGFARAYSSSHAALSVSVLAGGADGLERDYDSAVAVYRADLPAPETLGAEAGRRAVARVGAGKPRSTTLPVVFDPRVSRSLLAHFLGAINGAAVARGTSFLADFLEKPVFAPGISIVETPHRLRGLRSRPCDAEGLATRDRRLIDDGRLTGWMLDLRSARQLGLAPTGHAGRGIGSAPAPSASNVALMPGAVSPAELMADIRDGLYVTEMIGSGVNAVTGDYSRGAAGFRIVNGELAGPVSEVTIAGNLKEMFARLIVANDLAYKYGIDAPTVRIDAMALAGS
- the ubiD gene encoding 3-octaprenyl-4-hydroxybenzoate decarboxylase (Evidence 2a : Function of homologous gene experimentally demonstrated in an other organism; PubMedId : 11029449, 12799002, 1584020, 782527; Product type e : enzyme), translated to MPFASLRDFIRRLEAEGKLARVAAPVSPELEITEIQTRLLAEGGPAVLFENPVKADGSPYGMPVLVNLFGTVDRVAMAMGRKPAELREVGETLAFLKQPEPPGGLREAMAMLPLAKTVFAMKPKDVSRAPCQEVVLTGDDIDLSQLPIQTCWPGEPAPLITWGLVVTLGPKEKRDVFNLGIYRMQVTGKDTTLMRWLKHRGGAQHFRRWKESGSAEPMPAAVVLGADPATIVSAVTPVPESLSEYQFAGLLRGKAVELVDCKTVPLKVPSEAEIVLEGHVMLDEFGDEGPYGDHTGYYNGVERFPVFRISAITRRKDPIYLSTFTGRPPDEPSVLGEALNEVFVPLLIQQFPEIVDFWLPPEGCSYRIAVVSIRKGYPGHAKRVMMGVWSFLRQFLYTKFVIVVDDDIDVRDWKDVMWAVSTRMDPVRDTLLVENTPIDYLDFASPESGLGGKMGLDATNKWPPEVRREWGRVLAMDPEIVARVSAKWADYGLPGSGKPIWKKEPR
- the mntP gene encoding putative manganese efflux pump MntP (Evidence 3 : Function proposed based on presence of conserved amino acid motif, structural feature or limited homology) — encoded protein: MSPLAIAVIAFGMSIDALIVSVGRGAARTPQFGEAVRTGAVFGLVEASTPLIGWFAGMAAARYVAAVDHWIAFALLAAVGGHMVFQAVQNAGADDGDCCRKGSFAGLICTAIGTSIDAMAVGMSLALLDVQIVAIAAAIGATTFVMSTGGLLFGSLLGRRFGRWAAGAGGLALIALGVGILGEHLAV